The Coleofasciculus chthonoplastes PCC 7420 sequence TTCCAACAAACCCTGTTTACTATTGGTGCAGCCGTCTACCAAGAGAGTGCGCCCGATTTAGAACCCGATGAGATTAGCGAAAGCGAGGAGGAACTTGCCTCACCTGTAGAAGTTAGCGAACCTTCTGAGTCGGAACCCGAAGAAGAAGAGTTAATTCTGAACTTTGATGATGAAACGGTAAATAATACTGACTATGAAACAGTTGACTAAGGCAATGCCTACATGTAAGTAGCAATTCGCTGGTTTTTTATCCAAAATGGATAGACGTGCAGGTGATCAGGATATCAGCCCTCGGTGGCGATCAAGCCGATTCTCTGTACAAACTATCCCGATTAACCCACCTCCGTAACGTAATCCAACCCTCCCGCATTGCTCTATGCCTGACTACTATGAGACTCTCGGCGTCTCTCGCGACGCTGACAAAGAAGAAATAAAGCGGGCTTACCGTCGCCTTGCCCGAAAGTACCATCCCGACGTTAACAAGGAACAAGGAGCGGAAGAGCGATTTAAAGAAATTAATCGAGCTTACGAAATCCTATCCGAACCCGAAATTAAGGCACGATACGACCGCTTTGGTGAAGCGGGTGTATCCTCAGGTGCTGCTGGAGCCGGCTATCCCGATTTTGGGGATATGGGTTTTGCTGATATTTTTGAAAGCTTCTTCAGCGGTTTTGCTGGGGGTATGGGTCAGCAAACGGGCCGTCGGCGGGGTGGACCGACGCGAGGGGATGACCTGCGCCTAGACTTGAAGCTAGAATTCCGGGAAGCTGTATTCGGTGGGGAAAAGGAAATTCGCATTCCTCACCTAGAAAACTGTAATACCTGTAACGGTACGGGGGCTAAACCGGGAACTCGACCGCGTACCTGTTCGACCTGTAGCGGCTCAGGACAAGTGCGTCGCGCGACTCGTACCCCCTTTGGCAGTTTCACTCAAGTGTCAGTCTGTCCAACCTGTAACGGCGAAGGACAGGTGATTGAGGATAAGTGTGAAACCTGTGGGGGAGCAGGTCGCAAACAAGAAACCAAAAAGCTAAAAATTACGATTCCGCCCGGTGTGGATAATGGAACCCGGCTACGGGTTTCTAAAGAAGGGGATGCTGGATTACGCAGTGGTCCTCCAGGAGATTTATATGTCTACCTATTTGTTGAGGAAGATGCGGAATTTCAGCGAGATGGAATTAATGTTCTGTCGGATCTGAAAATTAGCTATTTACAAGCTATTTTGGGCTGTCGCCTCCAGGTTAATACTGTTGATGGTCCGGTGGAATTGAAGATTCCCCCCGGAACCCAACCGAATACGGTGCTGACATTAGAAAATCATGGCGTGCCAAAATTAGGAAATCCGGTGAGTCGGGGTGATCATTTGATTACAATTCAAATCGATATTCCTACCCGAATCACAGCGGAGGAACGGGAGTTACTGGAGAAGCTGGCAAAAATTAAAGGCGATCGCACGGGTAAAGGAGGTATAGAAGACTTTTTGGGAGGACTGTTTCGCGGATGAGTAAGCCCACGGGATCGACAATTAATCAGACACCTGATGCTCAACTGGATTTGCGAGGAACCCCTTGCCCAATTAACTTTGTGCGGACTAAGCTACGTCTAGAACAAATGACGCCCGGATCTTTATTAGAAGTCTGGCTTGATCCAGGGGAACCGATTGAACAGGTTCCCGATAGTCTGGCGATGGCAGGGTATCCGATTGAGGCACTCGATGATCGCAAAGGCTACTTTGCTCTAAGAGTACGGCGTCCTCAAGTCTCTGCATGAGCGAATTAGTCGATATCCCACCGTCTGAGTTATCTGCCCCCTTATTGGGGACAGTTCTGGCAGTTCAGGCGAATTTCTATCAGGTTCGATTAGAGTCTAATTGTGATCAAGAAGACGTAGCATGCTACGTCTCTACACTATTGTGTACCCGTCGTTCCCGATTGAAAAAAATTGGTCAACGGGTGATGGTGGGCGATCGCGTTGTCATTGAGGAACCAGACTGGACAGGGAACCGAGGGGCGATCGCAGAAGTTCTCCCTCGAAAAACTCAACTGGATCGTCCTCCTGTGGCTAATGCTGAACAAATTCTCTTAGTTTTTGCTTTAGCAGAACCTACCCTGGATGCGTATCAACTGAGTCGCTTTTTAGTCAAGGCAGAATCGACAGGTTTCCAGGTGTGTTTGTGTCTCAATAAAAGTGATTTAGTCACACCAGAAGAACAACAGCAGTGGCAGCAGCGCTTGAATGCCTGGGGATACCAACCTATATTTATCAGCGTTTACACTAACACAGGTTTAGCCGAACTCAGCGATCGCTTAAACCAGAAAATTACCGTCTTAGCTGGATTGTCTGGAGTGGGAAAATCCAGTTTAATTAACCAACTTGCCCCCGAAGCCAACCTGCGCGTGGGAGAAGTAACTGGAAAATTAGGACGGGGACGCCACACTACCCGCCATGTAGAATTGTTTGAATTACCCCAAGGGGGTTTATTGGCAGATACGCCGGGATTTAATCAGCCTGACTTGGATTGCACGCCAGCCGATTTAATCCATCATTTTCCCGAAGCGCGACAACAGTTAACGGTAGCCAGTTGTCAATTTAGTGACTGCTTACATCGAGATGAACCTAACTGTGCGGTACAGGGAGACTGGGAACGCTACGATCATTATCTGGGTTTCTTAGAGGAAGCGATCGCGCGTCAGGAACGCTTAAACCAACAAGCTGATCCAGAGTCCACCCTTAAGGAGAAAATAAAAGGCAAGGGACAAACCCAATACGAACCCAAGTTAAACACTAAGAAATATCGACGGCGTTCGCGGCGGACTCAACAGCAGGATTTAGAAGAACTTTATCAAGAAATGGAAGATTTATAACCGAGTATTTGCCTCTGACTCATTCTCAACTGAGAGTTTACCGGGAAGAATAATTTCATTGGATGGTTTATGATTAGGGTAATTTTGAGCCAAAAATTGCCGTAATTGTACCATTAAGTTAGTGTTATACTGAGGATATGCTTGATAGTTAGATGAAGGGCTAGAATAAGAGACCAGGAATATTAATGCTGGAAAAGTCAGGAAAAGACTTGTATACGCAACTCCCATAGGGCTAAGTAATTTTTTAAAGTGATTCAAATTATTTTTTAGCATATCATTTATCTTTATTGTTGATAAAAGTTACTTTTTTAGGCTATATGCTCTGCCTAGCCTCCATATATTAATCCTAATTCTCTATTTATAGCGTCTACCCCAAGTTTCAAGTTTAAATTAAATATTTATATCTATAGACAGATGGAATATTTCTTTAACTCTGAATGGCTTACAGTAGATTTCAGGTTTATGAGGTACAGCCTTAAGCAAGATCGCCGACTTCTCCAAGAAGTCGGCGATCTGTCTATGTGTTTCCCTTTCCTTACCAATCTACTTAAGCTGTTTGGCATTTAAACCTTAATATCAATAATGGCACAATCCTTGTAGTGCGTTAAGCGAAGCCATGCCGCAGGCTTTGCATCTTGCTCGCTACTAATACCCAATTTAAATGCATTACAGCTTATTCAGCAGTCCCTAACTTAGTCCCACAAATTTTGCAAAATTGAGCATCAGAATCATGAAAAGGTAAACCACACCCGCCACAGACTTTTTCCACTTGGTTAGCCGTTTTAAGTAAGTGCTTGACTAAATCGCCCAATTGCCAAGGAATCAAAGCAATGCCTGTCAAAATCATCAGCACTGTTAGTAATCGACCCCCTTCTGAAATTGGCGTGAGGTCACCAAATCCAACGGTGGTCATCGTTACTACAGCGAAATAGAAGGCATCTAAAAATGTCTTGAATTTTTGAGGATTTATTCCATGTTCAACTTGATAAATTAATCCTGAGTAAACAAATATTATGGTGAACAATGTAAATAATATTCGAGCTAAGATAATGGCATCTTGATTGCTAAGTCTAAAAACATAAATTTTTAAAGTAAGGAAGCGAATTAACCGTAAGATACGAAACCAACGGAAAATTAAAATAAATCGGATATCCGTCACGCCAATAAAGAAAGGCACGATCGCGATTAGATCGATAAGCGAAACCGGGCTAAAAAAGAAATTAACTTTAGAGTCAGCAACCCAAAAGCGTAGTAAATACTCGGCAACAAAAATAATTAAGATAATTCGATCAATAATATCCAGACTTAGGCGAAGCAGCGGCGGTATGGGATAAGTCTCGCACACGAAAATTGCTGAAGATAAGAGGATTAACCCCATAATCAGCAAATTAATCCGCCTACCCACAGGCGATTCAATATCTTCTACGTAAAGAGCAATAGTTTGTCGCAAATTATCGGGCATTAATCTGGCACTAGCAAAGGAAAGTTAAAGACTGGAGTTGAGGTATTTACCAAGATGCCCTCAATCAAACCCAACCGATTCAGCACTAACTTAAATTGTAAGATAGACC is a genomic window containing:
- a CDS encoding ion transporter, giving the protein MPDNLRQTIALYVEDIESPVGRRINLLIMGLILLSSAIFVCETYPIPPLLRLSLDIIDRIILIIFVAEYLLRFWVADSKVNFFFSPVSLIDLIAIVPFFIGVTDIRFILIFRWFRILRLIRFLTLKIYVFRLSNQDAIILARILFTLFTIIFVYSGLIYQVEHGINPQKFKTFLDAFYFAVVTMTTVGFGDLTPISEGGRLLTVLMILTGIALIPWQLGDLVKHLLKTANQVEKVCGGCGLPFHDSDAQFCKICGTKLGTAE
- the dnaJ gene encoding molecular chaperone DnaJ codes for the protein MPDYYETLGVSRDADKEEIKRAYRRLARKYHPDVNKEQGAEERFKEINRAYEILSEPEIKARYDRFGEAGVSSGAAGAGYPDFGDMGFADIFESFFSGFAGGMGQQTGRRRGGPTRGDDLRLDLKLEFREAVFGGEKEIRIPHLENCNTCNGTGAKPGTRPRTCSTCSGSGQVRRATRTPFGSFTQVSVCPTCNGEGQVIEDKCETCGGAGRKQETKKLKITIPPGVDNGTRLRVSKEGDAGLRSGPPGDLYVYLFVEEDAEFQRDGINVLSDLKISYLQAILGCRLQVNTVDGPVELKIPPGTQPNTVLTLENHGVPKLGNPVSRGDHLITIQIDIPTRITAEERELLEKLAKIKGDRTGKGGIEDFLGGLFRG
- a CDS encoding sulfurtransferase TusA family protein; translated protein: MSKPTGSTINQTPDAQLDLRGTPCPINFVRTKLRLEQMTPGSLLEVWLDPGEPIEQVPDSLAMAGYPIEALDDRKGYFALRVRRPQVSA
- the rsgA gene encoding small ribosomal subunit biogenesis GTPase RsgA, translating into MSELVDIPPSELSAPLLGTVLAVQANFYQVRLESNCDQEDVACYVSTLLCTRRSRLKKIGQRVMVGDRVVIEEPDWTGNRGAIAEVLPRKTQLDRPPVANAEQILLVFALAEPTLDAYQLSRFLVKAESTGFQVCLCLNKSDLVTPEEQQQWQQRLNAWGYQPIFISVYTNTGLAELSDRLNQKITVLAGLSGVGKSSLINQLAPEANLRVGEVTGKLGRGRHTTRHVELFELPQGGLLADTPGFNQPDLDCTPADLIHHFPEARQQLTVASCQFSDCLHRDEPNCAVQGDWERYDHYLGFLEEAIARQERLNQQADPESTLKEKIKGKGQTQYEPKLNTKKYRRRSRRTQQQDLEELYQEMEDL